The following are encoded in a window of Xanthocytophaga agilis genomic DNA:
- a CDS encoding WbuC family cupin fold metalloprotein, with amino-acid sequence MFIPINQALLDQVTEKARTVPRLRMNHNFHQTPTDLLNRMLNAMEPGTYVRPHKHENPDKREAFLILRGRILVVAFDEKGEIKDHVELNPVLGNFGLEIPPRTYHTLIALETGSVLYELKDGPYNPTDDKQFAPWAPEEGTTEATTYMENLLNWFNQK; translated from the coding sequence ATGTTCATACCTATTAATCAGGCTTTACTGGATCAAGTTACAGAGAAAGCACGAACTGTACCACGTCTACGAATGAATCACAACTTTCACCAGACACCAACGGATCTGCTAAACCGGATGTTAAATGCTATGGAGCCTGGGACATATGTAAGACCTCACAAACATGAGAACCCCGATAAAAGGGAAGCTTTCTTAATCTTACGGGGTAGAATTCTGGTAGTGGCGTTTGATGAAAAAGGGGAAATCAAAGATCATGTAGAATTAAATCCTGTCCTGGGAAACTTTGGTCTGGAAATTCCTCCACGTACATATCACACCCTTATAGCATTAGAAACAGGATCTGTACTTTATGAGCTTAAAGATGGACCATACAATCCTACAGATGATAAGCAATTTGCCCCTTGGGCCCCGGAAGAAGGAACTACAGAAGCAACAACATATATGGAGAACCTTCTAAATTGGTTTAATCAAAAATAA
- the hemC gene encoding hydroxymethylbilane synthase has protein sequence MKDVIRIGTRGSALALWQAHHVANLLSQGGVSTEIIAIETQGDKILDRSLSKIGSKGVFTAELEDALYNHRIDIAVHSAKDLPSELPAGLEIIAFTERERVNDVLVSFNKSISLTDNKPWVIGTSSTRRIAMLQHYYPYLRTTDMRGNLQTRMRKLQEGQCDALLLAYAGVHRMNYDEHIVAYMPTDTFTPAVGQGSIAIEASESLEDTKRSKIRQLINHKTTEVVLRTERAYLNRLQGGCSIPSFGLATFSTSEDLVTLHAGIISLDGTRLVSKTLQQSSANAEIMGSQMADEVLSSGGAEILRKIREQQAVNK, from the coding sequence ATGAAAGACGTTATTCGAATTGGTACTCGTGGAAGTGCGTTAGCTTTATGGCAAGCTCATCATGTTGCAAATCTCTTGTCACAGGGAGGTGTATCCACAGAGATTATCGCAATTGAGACTCAGGGAGACAAGATTCTGGATCGTTCATTATCTAAGATTGGCAGTAAAGGTGTATTCACAGCAGAACTAGAAGATGCTCTTTATAATCATCGAATAGATATTGCTGTTCATAGTGCAAAAGATTTACCATCAGAACTACCCGCTGGATTGGAAATTATCGCATTCACAGAACGGGAAAGAGTAAATGATGTACTTGTTAGCTTTAATAAGAGTATTTCCCTTACAGATAATAAACCTTGGGTGATTGGAACTTCCTCTACACGTCGGATCGCCATGTTGCAGCACTATTATCCTTATTTGCGAACAACAGATATGAGAGGCAATCTGCAAACACGGATGAGAAAGCTTCAGGAAGGCCAGTGTGATGCATTGTTATTGGCTTATGCCGGAGTCCATCGTATGAATTATGATGAACATATTGTAGCCTATATGCCTACAGATACTTTTACTCCTGCGGTTGGACAGGGAAGTATTGCTATCGAAGCATCAGAAAGTTTGGAGGATACCAAACGGAGCAAAATTCGACAGCTGATTAATCATAAGACAACGGAAGTCGTTTTGCGGACAGAAAGAGCCTATCTGAATAGGTTGCAGGGAGGATGTAGTATTCCTTCTTTTGGGCTGGCAACCTTTTCTACTTCAGAAGATTTAGTTACACTACATGCTGGAATTATTAGTTTGGATGGCACACGTCTGGTTTCTAAAACTTTACAGCAATCATCTGCTAATGCTGAAATAATGGGATCTCAGATGGCTGATGAGGTTTTAAGTTCAGGTGGCGCTGAGATTTTACGGAAGATACGAGAACAGCAGGCCGTGAATAAATAG
- a CDS encoding flavin reductase family protein yields the protein MIHTFDFSKLSIMESQGLLQSLVCPRPIAFASTVDALGNVNLSPFSFFNMFSTNPPIVVFSPSRRGRDATTKHTYENVLEVPEVVINIVNYSIVEQTSLASVEYEKGVNEFIKAGLTPVPSKSVKPPRVAESPASLECRVNEIIPLGTGGGAGTLVVCEVLLVHVKEQVLDASGKRADPRALDLVARMGGDYYAHISSESLFIVPKPNQKKGIGVDQIPFRIRNSRILTGNNLGRLGNTEIIPDEGAVSAFANDPRIAEIFERFSHHTESLEDHLHQLAKELLEAGQVEDAWKTLLQLR from the coding sequence ATGATTCATACATTTGATTTTTCTAAACTTTCCATTATGGAAAGTCAGGGACTGCTGCAAAGTTTAGTTTGTCCTCGTCCTATTGCCTTTGCCAGTACAGTAGACGCTTTGGGCAATGTCAATTTGAGTCCTTTCAGCTTTTTCAACATGTTCAGTACCAATCCGCCTATTGTGGTGTTTTCGCCTTCCCGCAGAGGGAGGGATGCTACTACCAAACACACCTATGAAAATGTGCTGGAAGTACCGGAGGTAGTTATTAACATTGTAAATTATAGTATAGTAGAACAAACATCTCTGGCTAGTGTCGAATACGAGAAAGGCGTAAACGAATTTATCAAGGCTGGGCTTACACCAGTACCTTCCAAGAGTGTGAAGCCGCCACGGGTAGCTGAAAGCCCGGCTAGCCTGGAGTGTCGGGTAAATGAGATTATCCCGTTAGGAACGGGTGGGGGAGCTGGTACACTGGTTGTTTGTGAAGTATTGTTGGTTCATGTGAAGGAACAAGTGCTGGATGCATCCGGTAAAAGGGCAGATCCCAGAGCTTTGGATCTGGTTGCCAGAATGGGCGGAGATTACTATGCCCATATATCAAGCGAGTCTTTGTTTATAGTACCTAAGCCTAATCAGAAAAAAGGAATAGGAGTAGACCAGATTCCTTTTCGTATCCGTAACAGTCGGATTCTGACAGGAAATAATCTGGGAAGGTTAGGCAATACGGAAATCATACCAGATGAGGGTGCTGTGTCGGCCTTTGCAAACGACCCTCGCATTGCAGAGATCTTTGAACGGTTTTCGCACCATACAGAGTCATTGGAAGATCACCTGCATCAACTGGCAAAGGAGTTATTAGAAGCCGGACAGGTAGAAGACGCCTGGAAGACCTTACTACAGCTAAGATGA
- the fahA gene encoding fumarylacetoacetase translates to MKKSWVPIPEGSDFPLENLPYGIFQINRQHPRAGVAIGDYILDLHAVAEVGLLEEIPNAAEVFGSSYLNAFIALGKPVWQVARQKITELLLESNKELQPYRDQVLIRQADATLQMPVQIGNYTDFYSSIEHATNVGKQFRPDNPLLPNWKHLPIAYHGRASSIVVSGTDIHRPKGQRKVADADVPTFGPSKRMDFELEVAFVIGKETALGQTVSTSQAEEHIFGFFLFNDWSARDIQGWEYQPLGPFLGKNFASSVSPWIVTLDALEPFRTGSPVQNPTVLPYLQYEGEHSFDIQLEVAIQPEGTTEQIVCRSNFKYLYWNICQQLAHHTVNGCNLCIGDVMASGTISGESADSWGSLLELTEGGRKPLIFLDGVERKFLEDNDTVVMKGFCEKDGLRIGFGEVRGKLLPSL, encoded by the coding sequence ATGAAAAAATCCTGGGTACCGATACCAGAAGGAAGCGACTTTCCATTAGAGAATCTGCCATATGGTATTTTTCAGATTAACCGACAACATCCTCGTGCAGGAGTAGCGATAGGAGATTACATTCTGGACCTTCATGCAGTGGCAGAGGTCGGCTTGCTGGAAGAGATACCCAATGCTGCTGAAGTTTTTGGTAGCTCATACTTAAATGCCTTTATAGCACTGGGGAAGCCTGTATGGCAAGTAGCCCGTCAAAAAATAACTGAATTGCTCTTGGAAAGCAATAAGGAGTTGCAACCCTATCGCGACCAGGTATTGATCAGGCAGGCGGATGCTACTTTACAGATGCCTGTTCAGATTGGTAACTATACAGACTTCTATTCCAGTATAGAACATGCAACTAACGTAGGGAAACAATTCCGACCGGATAATCCACTTTTGCCCAACTGGAAACATTTGCCCATAGCCTATCATGGGAGAGCGTCTTCGATTGTGGTATCAGGAACTGACATTCACCGACCTAAAGGACAACGAAAAGTGGCAGATGCTGATGTACCTACTTTTGGCCCATCCAAACGAATGGATTTTGAACTGGAGGTTGCCTTTGTCATAGGCAAGGAAACGGCTTTAGGACAAACTGTTTCTACTAGTCAGGCTGAAGAGCATATCTTTGGCTTTTTTTTATTTAACGACTGGTCTGCCCGTGACATTCAGGGATGGGAATACCAGCCTCTGGGACCATTTCTCGGAAAAAACTTTGCTTCTTCTGTGTCTCCCTGGATTGTGACTCTGGATGCACTGGAACCTTTCCGAACAGGTAGTCCGGTTCAGAATCCTACCGTATTGCCATACCTGCAATATGAAGGGGAGCACTCTTTTGATATTCAGCTTGAAGTAGCCATTCAGCCGGAAGGTACAACAGAGCAGATAGTTTGCCGATCCAACTTTAAGTATCTGTACTGGAACATTTGTCAGCAACTGGCACATCATACTGTCAATGGATGTAACCTTTGTATAGGGGATGTAATGGCATCTGGCACAATATCGGGTGAAAGTGCAGATAGCTGGGGATCATTACTGGAACTTACAGAGGGAGGACGAAAACCACTAATTTTTTTAGATGGGGTAGAAAGAAAGTTTTTGGAGGATAATGATACTGTTGTTATGAAGGGTTTTTGTGAAAAAGATGGATTGCGAATTGGTTTTGGGGAAGTACGTGGTAAATTACTGCCATCATTGTAA
- the hppD gene encoding 4-hydroxyphenylpyruvate dioxygenase yields the protein MDVSVTSPDIEKVFPDAEDFLPLNGTDYIELYVSNSKQAAHFYKTAFGFQSLAYAGLSTGSKDCESYVVQQGKIRLVLTSPLKPGTLIGKHIDDHGDGVKSVALWVDDAEKSFQETVKRGAIPYIEPVTQKDEFGETKKSGIKVFGDTTYLFIERKNYQGTFLPGFVKWDSNYNPSPLGLEYVDHMVCNVGWNEMNKWVEFYAKVMGFTQLVSFDDKDISTEYTALMSKVMSNGNGRIKFPVNEPAEGKKKSQVEEYLDFYHGPGIQHIAVATNNIIETVTALQSRGVEFLSVPASYYEDLLDRVGEIDEDLKPIKELGILVDRDDEGYLLQIFTKPIEPRPTLFFEIIQRKGAKSFGKGNFKALFEAIEREQELRGTL from the coding sequence ATGGATGTTTCAGTAACTTCTCCTGATATTGAGAAGGTTTTTCCGGATGCGGAAGACTTTCTGCCTCTCAATGGTACCGACTATATTGAGCTGTATGTTAGCAACTCAAAGCAAGCTGCACATTTTTATAAAACGGCTTTTGGATTTCAGTCATTAGCGTATGCAGGCCTCTCTACCGGATCAAAAGACTGTGAGAGTTATGTAGTACAACAAGGAAAGATCCGATTAGTATTGACGTCTCCATTAAAACCCGGGACTCTTATAGGAAAACACATTGATGATCATGGAGATGGGGTAAAATCGGTGGCCTTATGGGTAGATGATGCCGAAAAGTCATTTCAGGAAACGGTGAAGCGGGGGGCTATACCTTATATAGAACCTGTTACTCAAAAAGACGAGTTTGGAGAGACAAAGAAGAGTGGCATTAAGGTGTTTGGCGATACAACCTATTTATTTATAGAAAGGAAAAACTATCAGGGTACTTTCTTGCCAGGTTTTGTCAAATGGGACTCAAACTATAATCCCTCTCCACTGGGACTAGAGTATGTAGACCATATGGTTTGCAATGTAGGCTGGAATGAAATGAATAAGTGGGTGGAGTTTTATGCCAAGGTGATGGGCTTTACACAGTTGGTCTCCTTTGACGACAAAGACATTTCTACCGAATACACAGCCTTGATGAGCAAAGTAATGAGTAATGGAAATGGACGGATTAAGTTTCCGGTAAATGAACCTGCTGAAGGAAAAAAGAAATCACAAGTAGAAGAGTACCTGGATTTTTATCATGGACCAGGCATCCAGCATATTGCAGTAGCTACAAATAATATCATTGAAACTGTAACCGCCCTGCAAAGCAGAGGAGTGGAGTTTCTATCAGTGCCTGCCAGCTACTATGAAGATCTGCTGGATCGGGTCGGGGAGATTGACGAAGACCTGAAACCAATTAAAGAACTGGGTATTCTGGTAGATCGTGATGATGAGGGGTATCTGTTGCAGATTTTTACAAAGCCAATAGAGCCACGACCAACATTATTTTTTGAGATCATTCAGCGGAAAGGTGCTAAGTCATTTGGTAAGGGAAACTTTAAAGCTTTGTTTGAAGCGATAGAACGCGAACAGGAGTTGAGAGGTACATTGTAG
- a CDS encoding homogentisate 1,2-dioxygenase — protein MPIYHKLGKLPTKRHTQFEKPDGGLYYEELFGTVGFEGMSSLLYHLHRPTQVKQVGESKDITPKVAVDRNMKARKLIGFQVPPADDFLESRVPLLVNTDLIFGLAAPRKSLRDYFYKNADSDELLFIHKGSGVLRTMLGNISFEYGDYLIIPRGMIYQIDFTTEDNRLLYLESHHPIYTPKKYRNWFGQLLEHSPYCERDYKLPEQLETYNEKGDFLLKIKKQGYLHELMYGYHPFDVVGYDGYNYPWGFSIHNFEPITGRVHQPPPVHLTFETSAFVVCSFCPRLYDYHPKAVPAPYNHSNIDSDEVLYYVDGDFMSRNDIAQGHITLHPGGIPHGPHPGAMERSLGKTRTEELAVMVDTFRPLMLTEEALKLDDGKYYLSWLSENEAIN, from the coding sequence ATGCCTATTTATCACAAACTAGGAAAGCTACCCACCAAACGGCATACACAGTTTGAGAAGCCAGATGGAGGATTGTACTATGAAGAATTATTTGGGACTGTAGGGTTTGAAGGTATGTCTTCCTTGCTCTATCATCTGCATCGTCCCACACAGGTCAAACAGGTAGGAGAGTCAAAGGATATTACCCCTAAGGTGGCAGTGGACCGTAATATGAAAGCCCGTAAACTGATTGGATTTCAGGTGCCGCCTGCTGATGATTTCCTTGAGTCACGAGTACCACTGCTGGTAAATACGGATCTGATTTTTGGATTGGCCGCTCCCCGTAAATCGTTGCGTGATTATTTCTACAAGAATGCAGATTCCGATGAACTGTTATTCATCCACAAGGGAAGTGGAGTATTACGTACTATGCTTGGAAATATTTCTTTTGAATACGGTGACTATCTGATCATTCCCAGAGGAATGATTTACCAGATTGACTTTACTACAGAAGACAATCGGTTACTCTATCTTGAGAGTCATCATCCTATCTATACTCCCAAGAAATACCGGAACTGGTTTGGACAGCTACTGGAGCATTCCCCGTATTGTGAACGGGATTATAAGCTGCCTGAACAGCTGGAAACATATAATGAAAAGGGCGACTTTCTATTAAAAATAAAGAAACAAGGATATTTGCACGAACTGATGTATGGTTATCATCCGTTTGATGTGGTTGGATACGATGGATACAATTATCCCTGGGGCTTTTCGATCCATAATTTTGAACCTATTACAGGCAGAGTGCATCAGCCACCTCCTGTACATCTTACGTTTGAGACCAGTGCCTTTGTTGTATGTTCATTTTGTCCGAGATTATACGACTATCACCCCAAGGCAGTTCCTGCACCCTATAATCATAGCAATATTGATTCGGATGAAGTTTTGTATTACGTAGATGGGGATTTTATGAGTCGCAATGATATTGCTCAAGGTCATATTACGCTCCATCCGGGAGGGATTCCCCATGGGCCGCATCCAGGTGCGATGGAGCGTAGCCTTGGCAAAACACGTACCGAAGAACTGGCTGTGATGGTAGATACCTTTCGTCCATTGATGTTGACAGAAGAGGCATTAAAACTTGACGATGGTAAATATTACCTGTCGTGGCTTAGTGAGAATGAAGCAATCAACTGA
- a CDS encoding cysteine hydrolase — MNLTPEKTAVVLIEFQNDFTSPGGSLHDAVKGVMQSTNMLANTVNVVTKAREMGAQIMHVPISFTDGYHELRRQPYGILKGVVDSKSFRKGTWGVEIVDVLKPQAEDIIIEGKRGLDGFVSTNLDFILRSRGIQTIALAGFLTNCCVESTMRTGYELGYEVITLTDCTATLSEEEQKMACEKDYPMFSQPMKGVDFIGELEGKLVVESTGGRGYN, encoded by the coding sequence ATGAATCTCACTCCTGAAAAAACCGCGGTTGTTCTAATCGAATTCCAAAATGATTTTACAAGTCCGGGCGGAAGTCTGCATGATGCTGTAAAAGGCGTGATGCAATCCACTAATATGTTGGCAAATACTGTTAATGTGGTAACGAAAGCCCGTGAAATGGGGGCACAGATCATGCATGTGCCTATTTCGTTTACAGATGGCTACCACGAATTACGTCGTCAACCCTATGGTATTCTGAAGGGTGTAGTAGATAGCAAGTCTTTCCGTAAAGGGACATGGGGAGTAGAAATTGTAGATGTGTTAAAGCCTCAGGCAGAAGATATAATCATTGAAGGAAAGCGTGGACTGGATGGATTTGTCAGCACCAATCTAGATTTTATTCTGCGTAGTCGGGGTATTCAAACCATCGCCCTGGCTGGATTTTTGACAAATTGCTGTGTAGAGTCTACTATGCGTACCGGATACGAACTGGGTTATGAAGTAATCACATTAACAGATTGCACCGCTACCTTAAGTGAAGAAGAACAAAAGATGGCTTGTGAGAAAGATTATCCTATGTTTTCACAACCTATGAAAGGAGTAGATTTTATTGGAGAGCTGGAAGGAAAGCTGGTGGTTGAATCTACAGGTGGAAGAGGGTATAATTAA
- a CDS encoding FAD-binding and (Fe-S)-binding domain-containing protein has protein sequence MEDRFQLLAKKLSGELYWDNVMRTVYATDASAYQETPLAVAHPKTNQDIQTLIRFADENQITLIPRAAGTSLAGQVVGKGLVVDISKHMTQILEINEKGRWVRVQPGVIRDDLNKVLLPYGLFFGPETSTASRAMIGGMVGNNSCGLHSIVWGTTRDHLLAVKGYLSDGSEVEFRELTDKEFEQKKFNPLDFGVSNFIEQIPANRKFEHRIYNRLDQLLSNTENQTAITDNFPKPTIRRRNSGYALDAFLPYYKGSSPNKFNLSKLIAGSEGTLMFLTEIKLNLLPLPPKETAIVCIHANSIDEALRVNQLAMQYHAPMASELVDKYILDFTNGHPEYHKNRFFIEGDPQAILMVEFMEETQEAVAQRAEKLVADLKQAGLGYAYPVIYGEPTKQVWDVRKAGLGLIRNLPGDTQPVNLIEDCAVDVTDLPAYIRELEQLLQQYNLTYSMYAHAGAGELHVEPMINLKTSEGNSLFREILAKTAALVKKYGGALSGEHGDGRLRGEFIPFMMGDKVYQLFKEVKRIFDPNGVFNAGKIVDTPPMNAFLRYKPDHSYANVDTVFSFSRQENVLRLTEKCSGSGDCRKTHLTGGTMCPSYMATRDEKDTTRARANSLRDFLTKLPSSYAGSEGGKAAFMDKAGQGVARRARVVKEVMDLCLSCKGCKSECPSNVDIAKLKAEFLQHYHDVNGIPLRSWLVGNFAKQMQVASMTPWVYNIIFGTTAIRKIANRFAGFHPDRTMPLLAKTPLKKWYDARVLEQANHPVKTNSSKVVYLFCDEFTNFNDVEIGKKTIFLLEKLGYTVIIPEHHESGRSYLSKGMVRDAQTLAVKNVELLKDLITAEAPLIGIEPSAILSFRDEYIDLVPESLQPTAIKLAENALLIEEFFVREINAGNIRKEQFNQEKRLIKLHGHCHQKALASVVPTKKMLSLPANYEVQLIPSGCCGMAGSFGYEREHYAVSMKIGELVLFPTIRQQPEDVIIAAPGTSCRHQIHDGTHRKALHPVEVLFEALV, from the coding sequence ATGGAAGATCGTTTTCAACTACTGGCTAAAAAATTAAGTGGCGAACTATACTGGGATAACGTTATGCGTACCGTTTATGCAACAGATGCATCCGCATATCAGGAAACCCCATTGGCAGTGGCCCATCCTAAAACCAATCAGGATATACAAACACTCATTCGCTTTGCGGATGAAAATCAGATTACTCTTATTCCGAGAGCTGCCGGAACATCACTGGCAGGACAAGTGGTAGGCAAGGGACTGGTAGTAGATATATCCAAACACATGACCCAGATACTGGAGATCAACGAAAAGGGACGATGGGTACGTGTACAGCCAGGTGTTATTCGGGACGATTTAAATAAAGTACTATTACCATATGGTTTATTTTTTGGTCCGGAAACATCTACTGCCAGCAGGGCAATGATTGGTGGTATGGTTGGGAACAACTCCTGTGGACTTCATTCTATTGTCTGGGGCACTACCAGAGATCACCTATTGGCAGTAAAAGGATACCTCAGTGACGGTTCAGAAGTGGAGTTTCGGGAACTGACAGACAAAGAGTTTGAGCAGAAGAAATTCAATCCACTCGACTTTGGTGTTTCTAACTTCATTGAACAGATACCTGCCAACCGAAAGTTTGAACACCGTATTTACAATCGACTGGATCAGCTACTTTCCAATACGGAGAACCAAACCGCTATTACCGATAATTTCCCTAAACCTACTATCCGGCGAAGAAACAGCGGGTATGCATTAGATGCATTTCTGCCTTATTATAAAGGAAGTTCTCCAAACAAATTTAATCTTTCAAAGCTCATTGCAGGATCGGAAGGCACACTGATGTTCCTTACTGAGATCAAACTAAATCTCCTACCCCTTCCACCAAAAGAAACAGCGATAGTATGCATTCATGCAAACTCCATTGATGAGGCCTTACGCGTGAATCAGCTTGCTATGCAGTACCATGCTCCTATGGCCTCTGAACTGGTAGATAAGTATATACTGGATTTTACCAACGGACATCCGGAATATCATAAAAACCGTTTCTTTATTGAAGGAGATCCTCAGGCTATACTGATGGTAGAATTTATGGAGGAAACTCAGGAAGCCGTAGCACAGAGAGCAGAGAAATTGGTAGCAGACTTGAAACAGGCAGGATTAGGTTACGCCTATCCGGTTATCTATGGAGAGCCTACCAAACAAGTCTGGGATGTGAGAAAAGCAGGCCTGGGACTCATACGAAATCTTCCGGGCGATACCCAACCTGTAAATCTGATCGAAGATTGTGCTGTAGATGTAACGGATCTGCCAGCCTATATACGTGAACTGGAACAACTTCTTCAGCAATATAATCTCACCTATTCGATGTATGCCCATGCAGGAGCAGGCGAACTGCATGTAGAACCGATGATTAACCTTAAGACATCAGAAGGCAATTCACTTTTCAGGGAGATTTTAGCTAAGACAGCAGCTCTGGTAAAAAAATATGGAGGCGCGCTAAGTGGTGAACATGGTGATGGTCGTTTACGCGGAGAGTTTATCCCTTTTATGATGGGTGATAAAGTATATCAACTCTTTAAAGAAGTAAAACGGATCTTTGACCCTAATGGCGTTTTCAATGCAGGAAAAATTGTAGATACTCCTCCTATGAATGCCTTTCTGCGGTATAAGCCCGATCACTCATATGCCAATGTAGATACCGTCTTTAGTTTTAGCCGACAGGAAAATGTACTTCGTCTTACAGAAAAGTGTAGTGGTTCCGGAGATTGCCGCAAAACGCATCTTACAGGAGGTACGATGTGTCCAAGCTACATGGCAACCCGTGACGAAAAAGATACTACACGTGCACGTGCCAATAGCCTGCGGGACTTTTTAACCAAACTTCCCTCTTCCTATGCAGGATCAGAAGGTGGCAAAGCAGCCTTTATGGATAAGGCGGGACAGGGTGTAGCCCGTCGGGCCAGGGTAGTAAAAGAAGTAATGGACTTGTGTCTGAGCTGTAAAGGATGTAAGTCTGAATGTCCATCCAATGTAGATATAGCTAAGCTGAAGGCTGAATTCCTGCAACATTACCATGATGTAAACGGCATTCCGCTTCGAAGTTGGCTGGTTGGAAACTTCGCCAAACAGATGCAGGTAGCTTCTATGACTCCCTGGGTTTATAATATCATCTTTGGTACAACAGCCATCCGAAAAATCGCTAATCGATTTGCAGGTTTTCATCCTGACCGCACAATGCCATTACTGGCTAAAACGCCTTTGAAGAAATGGTATGATGCTAGAGTACTGGAACAAGCAAATCATCCTGTTAAAACGAATTCTTCCAAAGTTGTCTATCTGTTTTGTGATGAGTTTACGAACTTCAATGATGTAGAAATTGGCAAGAAAACCATTTTCTTACTGGAAAAACTGGGTTATACGGTAATTATCCCGGAACACCATGAAAGTGGCAGATCCTATCTTTCTAAGGGAATGGTTCGGGATGCACAAACGTTGGCAGTTAAAAACGTAGAGTTATTAAAAGATCTTATCACAGCCGAGGCGCCTCTCATTGGTATTGAACCTTCTGCGATCTTGAGCTTTCGGGATGAATACATTGATCTCGTACCCGAATCCTTACAACCAACAGCCATAAAACTCGCCGAGAATGCATTACTGATCGAAGAGTTTTTTGTTCGGGAAATCAATGCAGGCAATATCCGGAAAGAGCAGTTTAACCAGGAAAAACGCCTGATCAAATTGCATGGACATTGCCATCAGAAAGCACTGGCTTCTGTTGTCCCTACAAAGAAAATGTTATCGCTACCAGCTAACTATGAAGTACAGCTTATTCCTTCAGGTTGCTGTGGTATGGCGGGATCCTTTGGCTATGAGAGAGAACACTATGCTGTATCTATGAAGATTGGTGAACTGGTGCTATTTCCAACCATTCGTCAACAACCAGAAGATGTTATTATTGCCGCACCAGGTACAAGTTGCCGACATCAGATTCATGATGGTACACATCGCAAGGCACTGCATCCGGTTGAGGTATTATTTGAGGCCTTAGTATAA
- a CDS encoding nuclear transport factor 2 family protein, with protein sequence MNTSDNKKLMQYIFDQLSQGNDQPFIDSMADTMRWTWMGSGQWSKTFDGKQAVLGELWAAVRTTLKPPYKVIATRFIADDEYVVVEATGQNTTPDGKLYNNKYCWVCRIAEGKLQELNEYMDTQLVTETFQG encoded by the coding sequence ATGAATACGAGTGACAACAAAAAGTTGATGCAGTATATATTTGATCAACTTTCGCAAGGGAACGATCAACCATTTATAGATAGCATGGCTGATACTATGCGTTGGACATGGATGGGATCTGGTCAATGGTCCAAAACATTCGATGGGAAACAAGCTGTGTTAGGCGAGTTATGGGCAGCTGTAAGAACTACCTTAAAACCACCTTATAAAGTTATTGCCACTCGTTTCATTGCAGATGATGAGTATGTGGTGGTAGAAGCCACAGGGCAAAACACTACTCCGGATGGTAAATTATACAATAATAAATATTGCTGGGTATGTCGCATTGCAGAAGGCAAGCTACAGGAGCTAAATGAGTATATGGATACTCAACTTGTTACTGAAACATTTCAAGGCTAA